The sequence below is a genomic window from Candidatus Acidiferrales bacterium.
TTTTGAAACAGCATCGAGGTCCCATCGCGTCGGGAATTTCTTCTCCGGCCACAGCGTGTGATCCCAACCGCTTCCTGTAATCCACTCGCCCGGCTTGTAGTTTTTCAGCGAATCGCGGATGCGCTGCTGAAATTCGGCCAGCGATTTCGCACCTTCGAAATTAACGGTCAGCTTGGCCATTCCGCCCGAAGCCAAATGCGTATGGGCATCATTGAATCCAGGCATAGCGAAGCGGCCATGCAAATCGACGACTCGCGTTTGCGCGCCAATAAATGGGCGGATTTCTTCGTCGGAGCCCACAGCGATGATTTTTTCGCCGCGAATCGCAATGGCCTGCGCGTGCGGATGAGCGGATTCAACCGTATAAATATTGCCGTTTATAAGCGCCAAATCAGCTAGCGCTTCGGCGCGTGGTGCAGCATTCATGCTCTTCCCCATTTCAGGATTGATTCGACGGCGCGGGCGGCCATTCGATGAAATACAAAGAAACGCTCCGCAGAGGACAGCGGTGATGAAAGCAACAAATGAAATCAACCGGCGCAACAAATTCAGGGTTGGACTCCTGCGATACCAAATAACGTTAACAGCACGCGCTTCATACCGAGTTCGCGGCCAGCGGGATCATACCACTCCTCAAGCGAATGCGAACCGCCGCCCTGCCCTCCTCCACCAATGGCAATGGCGGGAATGCCGATGGAAAGCGGAAGATTCGCGTCCGTCGAAGAACGCTCAAGACGGGAACGATTGCCGAGAAAGCGATCGGCGTTTTCGATTGCAGCGAGCAAGGGCGAATCCGCGGGCAATTTTCCTCCCGGACGGATGCCGATCACGCTAATCTTCAGACGCAACTTTTCGCTTCCCGGAGCCGCAGCAGCCATTTCCTGATCCACGGCACTGGCAAACTTGCTGCGAATTTCGTTGTCCATCCGCAAAAGCTCGGCCTCGTCCTCCGAGCGCAAATCCACCTTTACGCTGGCTTCGGCAGGAATCGAATTTATAGAATTGCCACCTTCCATCACGCCAAAGTTGAATGTGGTGCGCGGCTCCTCAGGAACAGGCGCAGCGGAAAATTGAACGATTCCACGCGCGAGGGCTGTGATCGGATTCGGCGATCCGAAATCCGACCAGCTATGGCCGCCGGGACCGGTGACTTGAATATCCAGACGACGGGAGGCAAGACCGATCGTCGTGACGTAATCCGCCGCGGCGCCGTCAAGAGCGATCACGGCGCGGACGCGGTTTTTGTATTCGTTCATCAACGCGCGAATACCACGAAGATTGCCTTCGCCTTCCTCGCCCACCCCAGCTACAAATAAAATCGATGTCTGAGGCTTGAGATGCGCTTGGTCGATGGCGCGTAAAACGCCGGCCATTGAGGCGAGGCCGGCACCGTCGTCGGAGATTCCGGGAGCTTCGAGGCGACCTTTCACGCGCTTCACGCGCACGTCGGTACCGGCCGGAAAGACCGTATCGAGATGTGCGACGACGAGTACGACATCGTCACCGACCGAGCCAGCGAGCTCGCCGATGACGTTGCCAACCGAATCCGTATGCACATCCAAGCCATTGGCATGGAACAGCTTGGCCAGATACGCGCCGCGCTCTTGCTCGTGGAACTCCGGTGCGGGGATTTCCGTGATGGCGACCTGTTGATCGGTGACCCAGCCTGCATTGCCGTCGAGCCAGGCCAAGGCACGAGCGACGCGCTTGTCCTGAGCGAGAGCGTCAATGGGATTTGCGGGACGCGCAGTCAGCGTTGCCATGGCCAACAGGATACCCAACAGCGGAAAAACTTTCACGGATTTAATGAGGGCGCGTTTTCCCGATGCATTGCATACGATGCGCGGATTTTGCGAGGAATGCAAATTACGATTTCACAGACGCTTTTCGGTGTGTCGCTGAGCCGCACAAAGCGAAAAGTTCCGCGTCCGTCAAAATGCGTTCAGCATGCTTAGCCGCCTGAAAGATACGGTCGACAAGTTCGTCCGTAGCATCGATGCCTTGCTTCTCGAGCCAATACGTCACGTTTGAACGTCCGCTCAGTGGGCCGATCTCAATGATCTGCTCCAGGCCGAAGAGATGCGCGGGTACGCCGCTATAAACGGAGTCGGCCAAAACGACATCGTTCTTGCGATAAGCCTTAATGATCGCCGCGGCGTGAACTCCCGTTGCAGTGCGAAACGCATCGCGACCAACAACGGGATAATTCGGCGGAACAACTGTGCGCGTCGCGCGCGCGACGGTTTCGGAATACTCCTTGAGCTTCGATAGGTCACGATCGATTAAACCCATCAGTCGAAGATTCACGAGCATCAGTTCCATAGGCGTATTGCCCACACGCTCGCCCAGCGAATTTGCGGCAGCGTGAACCTGATGCGCGCCAGCGGCCAAGGCCGCAAGAGAGTTAGCGATGGAAAGGCCGCGGTCATTGTGCCCGTGCCAGTCGACGCGAATTTTCTCGCCGGAGGGCTTCACAACTTCATCGATTGCAAACTTCACAAGATTGAATGCGCCGCGAGGCTCAGCGTGGCCGACTGTGTCACACAGCACAATTGAGCGCGCACCGCAGCGAATCGCGGTGGAATAAAGAATCTTGACCGTCTCGGGGTCGGCGCGCGTTGTGTCCTCCGTGACGTACATAACGGGAAGACCTTCCGACACGGCGAACTTCACTGCGTCCTCGGTAGTGCGCTGGAGATGTTCAACCGTCCAGTCTTCTACCAGGCGGCGAATGGGGCTTGAGCCGAGAAACGTCGCGGCTTCGATGGGCATTCCGACTTTTTGCGAGATTTCGGCGATGGGATGAATGTCGTTTTTGTGGGTGCGCGCGGCGCAATTGGGCCGAACGCGCATGCGACAAGACACAATTTCTCTTGCCAGCGCTTCGGTGTCCGCATACGCGCGCGGGCCAGCGCCAGGGAGGCCGATGTTGACCGTATCGATGCCGAGGTCTTCCATCAGATGCAAGATTTGAATTTTTTCCTGAATGCTCGGATCGCGCACGGAGGGGTTTTGCAAACCATCGCGGAGCGTTTCATCGTTGAGCAGTACATTGCGCCCCGCCGGAATGTCGCGACCTTTGACGATGTTCCAGTCGTAGATTAAATCGCTATGATTCACTTCGACTCCGCCCGTTTTTTTGCAGCTTTGAAACGCTGCTTTTCTTGAACAGCGGCATAAGGGAGTGACCGTCGCTCGCCAGCGCCTTCCAGCGACGCTTCCAACTTGGCGCAAAAAGTATTTCGGTGAAACGATCTGCGGCCTCGGCGAGGCCATCGCCATAACGATACCACCAGGACTTCGCAAAACGCGGCAGCAACTCCTCATCGATGTACTTGACATGAGTCATTTCAAGCAAGCCGAGACGGGAGTGCACGCAGCCCCAGCCGCTGGCCCCGCGGCCGCCATGAGGAGCTTCGGTAATTCCGTAATAACTGGCGACATCGTTGACCATTACAGAACCGACGCGAAGGCGAGAGGCTATCTTGCGCCCACGTTTCGCGTCGCGAGTCCACACGCTCGCGGAAAGGCCAAATTCGGAATCGTTTGCGAGGCGCACGGCTTCTTCATCGTCAGCGACAACTTGAATCGCGATGACCGGGCCGAAGGTCTCTTCGCGCATCAGGCGCATGGTATGGTCAACGTTTGTGACAATCGCGGGAGCGAAGAAATTCGCGCCCTTTTCCGGGGTGCGCACGCCGCCAATCAGAATTTTTGCGCCGCGCGATACGGCGTCCCGCAAGTGCGCCTCGACTCGCTTAATTTCCTGATTGCGCACCATCGGGCCGATGTCCGTTTCCGAATCAGCGCTCGAACCTACTCTTAGATCCCTGGTTTTCTGCACGCATAGAGAAATGAATCGCTCGGCTACAGATCGTTCGACATATACGCGCTCAACGGACAAACACGCTTGACCACAGTTTGTGAGGCCACCCCAGATAGCCGCGCTCGATGCCTTATCGATATCCGCGTCGGCAAGAACGACCATGGGATCCTTGCCGCCAAGCTCAAGAACAGACGGAATTAGATGGCGGCCACACGCTTCGGCGACTTTACGTCCGGTCTCCACGCTCCCAGTAAAGAACACCTTGTCCGGGCGAGCCTCAATGATTGCGGCGGCGACTTTTCCTCCGCCCTGCAAGACCTGAACAAGCCCTGCAGGCGCACCTGCCTGTTCGCTGAGTTCGGCTATGAGAGCGCCTGTCCACGAAGTCAATTCCGACGGCTTGAGGAGCACAGCGTTGCCAGCAACGAGCGCGGGAAGAACCTGGCCAACAGGAATGGCGAAAGGATAGTTCCATGGAGTGATCAGTGCGACGAGGCCTAGAGGTTCATAATGAAGCCGCCCACGCTTGGACTTGAGCGCCCAATTGTGATGAGGAACTCGCTGCGTCTTGAGGAAGCGGGGAGACTTCCGAGCAAGGAAGCCCGCGGTGTCGAGCGCGAACATGATTTCGGCAAAAATGGCTTCGGCACGCGGCTTCCCTGTCTCCCGGCAAATGATATCGGCAATTTCTTTGCGGCGATCAAAAACAACTGCTTGAAATCTGCGGAGGAATGCGCAGCGTTCGGTAAGAGACATCGCCGCCCAAGCGGCTTGAGCCTCACGCGCACGAACAAATGCCGCGGGAATCTCCGAAATCGGTATCGCCTGAAACCGCGCGATTTGCTCAGCGGTTGCGGGGTCAATGGACTCAACAAAATCACCCGATTGCGCGGGACTCTTGCGAAAAGATGGAGCGGGAGCGCTCATGGTTACGTGAATTCTAACCGATTTTCCATGACTCAGGGTACTTCAAGGACACGAGATAAAGGCCATCTGGAGGAACGGTGGGACCAGACCGCGAGCGGTCGCGCGCCTCAAAGAGATTTGGGATGTCGCTGGGGCACAGTTTACCGCGGCCGACGTCAAGCAGCGTGCCGACGATCTTTCGGACCATGTAACGCAAAAATGAGCGACCGGTGACTAGGTAGACGAGCTCTTCCTGCTCTGGTTTTCGCGCGAATTCCGAACAAAGGATTATGCGCACCGGAGAGCGATCCTTATCTACATCTTCCGATCCGGAGGACGCAGCGAAAGACGTGAAATCGTGCTCGCCTTCAAAAAGCTTTGCGGCATTAACCATCGCCGCCTCATTCAGCGGATAGGGATAGTGCAAGACGCGGCGAAAATCGAAAGGAGAAAGAACAGAGCCGCGAAAAATGCGGTAGTGATACGTCTTTTCGAGCGCCTGCCAGCGTGCGTGAAAATCCGGGCCAAATTCTTCGGCAGCCACGACGCGAATCGTTGACGGCAACAAGGCATTGCATGCGCGCTGCAATTCATCAGCCGCGAGAGCAGATTGTGTTCTAAAGCTGGCCACCTGACCCAAGGCGTGGACTCCGGTGTCTGTGCGGCTTGCTCCGTGGATGGAGATATGCTCTTGCGTGATCTTTCGAATGACATCGGTCAGCGAACCCTGAATCGTCGCCAGCCCGGGCTGGATCTGCCAGCCGTGAAACGCCGAGCCGTCATAGGCAAGCGTCAGCTTGATATTTCGCATGCAAGGAAATTATCGCATGAGGGAACAGTTCTCGCAGGGACAAAGGGGAAACTATGCGGCATGAATCGTGCGGGAGACGCGCGGCTTCAGCCGCTTATATGGGAAGTACGTGAGACCCATGCAGACCGGTTCAAAGTCGTCTTCGATGCCGCTGCCGGTATAGTTCACGTGTGCGCGCTCCGAACGCGTAATGAAACGAATTGCGCGGAAGCGCCAGTCAGCACGGAGATCGAACCAGTGGCGAACACCAGGTCCCACTGAAAGCAGATCTCCTGGCTCGAGCTCCACCATGACGACGGGTCGATCGATAGGATGAATATTACAGAAGCCGCGTGCCGCCAGTACGAAATGCGCTTCGTCTTCGTTGCGCCAGTGCTCCCGCCTGAAATTCGCGAGCATTTCTTCGAATCCGCGAGAGTCGGGAGACAGATCGACGATATCGTAGCCAGCGAAGCCGCGTGCTGTTTTGTATTCTTCCAATTGAGGTCTATAGGCGGCCAAAACCTGACGGGCTGGAGCCCACACAGAAACAGGGTTTCGCGGCGACCATCGAGCATAATCCACGTCAATTTCGGCAAGGAGAAGTTGAATCTCCCGGGGCATGATGAAAGTGCGGCCGACTTGTGGAACCTTAACGATCGCCACGACAAGACGCCTGCCAATCCAACAGAAAATTCAATAAACGGAAAAAACACAGACACCGAAAATGAAGCTCTCGAATCGTGCTAGAGACACTTGCTCCAGAGGCTTTAGGAAAGTTGCGAAGCACCTACCCTCTAAGTAGAGCCACGCAAGGAATATGGCGCAGATGATCTTCCTAAATGAGAAAAGGCGCAAGCTTTTTTATTCGCGAGAGTGGTCAGGTTTCGGCGCGAACAAAATGGCTTCCCGGCTTGGTGATCGCTTCTCCTGCACGGCATTGGGGACAATCGAACTGCTCGTAGCTTGGGATGTTGATCTCGATCAAGGCGCGAGCGGGAACAGCGAGTTCAAGCCGCCCGCCGCTGCGGTCAATCAGGGCGGCTGCGGCGACTACGCGTCCGCCTGTCTGTTCGACAATGCTCATCGTCTCGCGGGTGGAACCGCCGGTCGTCCATACATCTTCAACGACGAGAACTTTTTCCGCTGGTTGCAGAGTAAACCCACGGCGCAGGGCCATGCGTCCTGAGGAATCTCTTTCGACAAAAATGGCACGAACTCCAAGTCCGCGTGCGACCTCTTGCCCGACAAGAACGCCGCCAAGCGCTGGAGAAACGACGCAATCGATCGCAGAATCGCGGAATTTATCCGCCAGGGCGCGGCCCAGTCGTTCTGCAAGGTCAGGGTACTGGAGGACAAGGGCACATTGGACATAGGTCGAACTGTGACGCCCACTGGATAGTTCGAAATGGCCGTGCCTTACCGCGCCAGCGCGCTCAAATATGGACCTGGCTTCATCCGCCTGCATCGCCCGCATCTCCCAGAGATAAAAGCGTCTCGATAGCCTAGGGCAGCCAGGAATCGTTGTCAATGCAAGGCATCAATGTTAAACTCAGCGCTCGACTTGTTCGATTTCGGGTGATTGTGTGCGGTTTCGAACACTCGCCCAAATACTGTCTTCTGTCTGCTCGGCACGTACAACGCAGATGCGGTTGATTGCCGCTTGGCATCGAATCAGTTGAAACAAATCATTGCTCCGGCACGTTTCATCCACTTAGGGCATTCAACATATTTCTCAATCAGATGGAGAGGAAGAAAACTATATGACTGGAAGGCTGATTCGTATAGCCGTTGCTCTTTACCTTATGACATGGATGGCTGTGGGGATGCCTGCTTATGCCCAGGCGGCGGGCCAACAATCCACGCAATCGAATGGACAGGCATCGAGCAGTGCGCAGGCGCCGAGCTCGATTCCTTACCCGAATCTCTTAGCAGGACAGGACTTTTCAAAGGGAAAGAGAGCTTTCCCCAATTTTTTTGCGCCTTATACACGGCGCTTTGTGCCGCAGCCCAATCTGGTCAACACGCCGACCATCTACGGGCTGGTTCGCGACGGCAAGTTGGATCTGAGCCTACAGGATGCCATCGCCCTGGACCTCCAAAACGATCTGAATATCACCGTGGCAGAGTACACCCCGTGGATTGACCAGACACAACTGCTCAACGCCGAAGGCGGCGGAACTCCGCTTGGCCAGTTCGTGATCGGCGGCGGTGGCGGCGGCACGTTCGACCCAGTCGTCTTCGCGGGCTCGGGCATTAACGACAGCGTGATTCCTGTGAATAACGCGCTCATCAGCGGCGTAGGCACAACGCCTACTTTCTTCAGCCTTCAGGATCATTCCTCGCAATTCAATTTCGGATACGCACAGCAACTCCATACTGGAACATCACTCAACGTGACGTTTAGTAACACCCGAACTTCTTCTTCGATTTCAGAGAACTTTTTCAATCCGGCAATTCAGTCGACGTTTACGGTGGGTTTCCAACAGCCTCTGTTGAGGGGATTTGGCCTGCTTCCAAACATGCGGTTTATCCTAGAGGCAAGAAACACGACCAAAGTTGGGAAGCTCCAATTCGAAGAGTCCGTGATTGCAGAAGTTACGCAAGTGGAGACGCAGTATTGGATTCTCGTGGCTGATCGGCAGGCCGTGGACGTCGCAAAACAGACGCTGGCGGTCTCGCAGAAATTATACGATGACGATCAGCGCCAACTTCAAATCGGGACCCTGGCGCACCTAGACGTGGTGACCGCGGAGTCTGAGATCGCAGCAAATAACCAGGCACTGATCGCAGCCCAGACAAGCGCCCTCCAGCAAGAGACCGTAGTTCTCAATTTAATTACAAAGGATCCGATGGATCCCAGGCTTCAAAATGTTGAGATCGTTCCGACCACGACCCTTGATGAGATTCCGCAGGTGCCGAATATTTTGATTCCGGATGCCGTCAAAGAAGCCTGGACGAACCGTCCCGAGTTAAAAGTTGACCAACTTGTGCTGGACAATGACGGTGTCGAAGTGAGGGCAACGAGAAATGCTCTGTTGCCATCGCTGACATTGTCGGGCAGCTACTCGAGCACTGGGCTCGCCGGCATTAACACCAATGCGATCTTCACGCCGAACGGGACGCTTTCCCCAATTCTCACCGAACCTATCATCGATCAGAATGGCAATCCGGTTCTATCTGGTGGCGTGCCCACATTCGTTGGGACTCCGAACGGCACTGTCGCCAGGAATACGACACAAAGCGGTGTGGGGACGGCCTATTCCGATGTCTTCCACAATCGTTTCCCGACGTATCAGGCGAGTTTAAACCTGAGCCTCCCGCTGAGGAACCGATCGGCACAAGCTGCCAATGCTCAAGCGCAATTGTCCGAACGGGAACAGCAGGTGTCTCTGCAGCGGGATAAAAACACCATCGTAGTCGGCGTCAGACAGGCTCTCACGGCGTTGCAACAGGACGCCGCACAAGTCGTTGCAACGGCGAAAGCTACTCAGCTTGCGCAGGAGACTTATGACGATGAAGTGAAGAAGTTTGACCTCGGTGCATCGACGACCTACAACGTCGTGCTGCAGTCCCGCGACTTGAACGCCGCCAAACTAAATGAACTGCAAGCGAAGACAAACCTAGCGGCGGCTTTGGTCAATTTCAATCAGGCGATGGGCCGAACGCTAAGCGCGAACAACATTTATATCGCAGACAACGTGCATATGCCGATTGACTTCACTCCGGTCGCGCCCCTAATCCCGGGCACGATTAACGGTCAATTGGCTGGCAGTGATGTGTTCGGGATTCGCGCAAATCAATAGCACCAGTACCTGCAAAAGGCCCCGAGGCAGCATCTCCGGGGCCTTTTGTTTGTCTTGCGGAAATGTGCGCCCAAGCGCTTGCCCGCTTTTTCTCATTGCCCTACAATGAACGAAGGATTGAAGCAAGGTGTGGCGGGCCGCTCGAATAGACCAGGAGCCGGGCGAGATGAATAAACAAAGCCATGTTTCCTCTGTGACAACAAACGTCGAGCAGGAATCGGCTCGCAAGCCATCGCCTGCCGAGGCCGAATGGGAGAAGAACGTTCTCCAGTCCACATTGGAAAAATCCCCAGAGCGCTCCGAGCACTTCACAACTATCTCCGATTTTCCGATCCAGCGTCTTTACACGGCCGCTGATTTATCCGGATGGTCGCCTGAAAAAGACCTTGGCAATCCGGGCCAGCCTCCCTATACGCGAGGGATCCATTCCACCATGTACCGAGGTCGGCTGTGGACAATGCGGCAGTTTGCAGGCTTCGGGACGGCAGAAGACACGAACCAGCGATTCCGCTACTTACTTTCTCAGGGCCAGACGGGACTGTCCGTCGCGTTCGACCTTCCTACATTGATGGGGTACGACTCGGACCATATCCTCTCGGAAGGCGAAGTCGGGAAGTGCGGCGTGGCTATCAGTTCATTGGCAGACATGGAAGTGCTTTTCGACAAGATCCCAATGGCGGACGTCAGCACTTCAATGACAATCAATTCGCCCGCCGCCGTAATCTGGGCGATGTATCTTGCGGTGGCAGAAAAGCAGGGAGCAAGCTGGAAAAAAATCTCGGGAACACTCCAAAACGACATTCTCAAGGAATACATCGCGCAAAAAGAATACATCTATCCGCCGGGACCATCGATGAGGCTGGTCATTGATACGTTCGAATTCGGCGCGAAAGAGACGCCGAAATTCAATGTGATCTCGATCAGTGGATATCACATTCGCGAAGCCGGCTCGACAGCGATTCAGGAACTCGCGTTCACGCTGCGCGACGGCATCGAATATGTGGAGTGGGCGCTGCGGCGCGGACTCGACGTGGATGACTTTTCGCCTCATCTTTCGTTTTTCTTCAATGCTCACAGCGACTTTTTCGAGGAAATCGCCAAATATCGTGCCGCGCGGCGCATCTGGTACAAGACAATGCGCGAACGGTTTGGCGCGAAGAATCCTCGTTCGTGGGCATTACGCTTCCATACGCAGACTGCGGGCTGCTCTCTCACGGCGCAGCAGCCATACAACAACGTAGTGCGCACGGCGCTTCAGGCACTGGCGGCCGTGATGGGCGGCACGCAATCCCTGCACACAAATTCCCTCGATGAGGCATGGGCGTTGCCGACGGAATTCGCAGCTACGATCGCTTTGCGAACACAGCAAATCATCGCGCATGAGAGCGGAGTTGCGAATACGGTTGATCCACTTGGAGGCAGCTATTTTGTCGAAAAACTGACAAACGACGTGGAACGCGCCGCCTGGGATTACTTCGAAAAAATCGACGCGTTGGGCGGGATGGTGAATGCAATTGAACGCTCGTACCCGCAGAGAGAAATCGCGGAGGCTGCCTATCGTTATCAGCTATCCGTCGATCGCAAGGAAAAAATTGTGGTCGGCGTGAACGATTTTGCCGCCGAAGAAAGACCGCTTGAGATTCTGCAGATCGACGAAACGGTCGCACATCGGCAGGCTGAACGCCTTCGCAAACTCCGCGCGGATCGGTCAATGGCGGAGGTTGATCGCCGTTTGAAGTCCCTGCGCAAGGCTGCTCAAGGGACTGAAAACCTGATGCCGCACATTTACGAAGCAGTGAAAGCGTACGCAACCCTGGGCGAAATCTGCGACGCGTTGCGAGATATTTTTGGAACGTATGAAGAGGTCGCCATTACATAGGAGCGCTCCACCTTCACGCTTCTGCAGATGCAAGTCTTCGGTACACAAAGCGACGCCAATTGAAGTATCCTTGCTAAGCCAATGACTGAAAAAAAGATACGGGTCTTGATCGCGAAGCCAGGACTGGATGGACATGACCGCGGTGCAAAGATCATCGCCCGGGCGCTGCGCGACGCTGGGATGGAAGTGATTTATACAGGTTTGCGCCAAACTCCGGAAATGATTGCCTCTGCGGCGGTGCAAGAAGACGTGGACGTGATTGGGCTTTCGATTCTTTCCGGCGCACACAATGCGCTTTGCCCGCGATTAATGGAGCTGCTGCGCGAAAAAGGAATGAGCGATGTCACCGTGCTAATTGGCGGGATCATCCCAGAAGCAGATATTCCGGCACTGAAAAAGGCGGGGATTGCCGAAGTATTCCTGCCAGGCACGTCTACGCAGGATATTGTGGACTTCATCCGCAAACGCTTAACGGCGAGCACACCGAAGGCATAAAACCGCGTGAACTCTTCCGTGCGTAGTTTTATGGGTCAGCGGCTCACGCCACGCAAAAGAGGCTCTTGAGATCGGTTTGGCCCACACGACTGCTGCGACCGTAGACGTTATTTCCACGTCTATCCAGATTGATTTGTAGCGGCGTTCGTTGAATTTGGAGCTCTTCCCCACCCGAACTTTACGAGCGAAATGATACAATGCAAAGCTCTGTAGCGGTTCAGCCAACGATCTTGGGCGAGGATTCGCGTTGTCCGACTCGGTGATTGAAACTCACATCAAGACCACTTCTCCCGATTTTGAGAAAAATCGGCGCGCGCTCATCGAGCGCCTTTCCCGAATCAAAACTGAAGAACAGCAGATTCAGCAAGGCGGAGGCGCAAAGGCAATTGAATCACAACATCAGAAAGGGCGTCTGACGGCCCGGGAACGCATCGCAAAGCTTATCGATCCGAAAAGCCGCTTTTTCGAGATCGGACTCTACGCCGCCTATGAGATGTACGAGGAGTGGGGTGGAGCGCCCTCTGCGGGAACGATCACAGGGCTGGGGCGCGTAGCTGGCCGACAGGTGATGATTATTGCCAACGATGCGACAGTTAAGGCTGGGGCATTTTTCCCGATGACCGCCAAGAAAGTCATTCGCGCGCAAAACATCGCCATCGAAAACCGGATTCCGACGATTTACTTAGTGGATTCCGCCGGCGTTTTTTTGCCTCTCCAAGAGGACGTTTTTCCGGACACGGACGATTTCGGACGCGTATTTCGCAATAACGCAGTGATGTCGGCGATGGGCATACCACAAATTACGGCGATCATGGGAATGTGCGTTGCCGGCGGTGCATATTTGCCGGTGATGTGCGACCACATTCTGATGACCGAAGGCAGCGGCCTTTTTCTCGCCGGACCCGCTCTCGTACAGGCTGCGATTGGGCAGAAAACTTCCGCAGAAGATCTTGGTGGCGCGAAGATGCACGC
It includes:
- the truA gene encoding tRNA pseudouridine(38-40) synthase TruA, with protein sequence MRNIKLTLAYDGSAFHGWQIQPGLATIQGSLTDVIRKITQEHISIHGASRTDTGVHALGQVASFRTQSALAADELQRACNALLPSTIRVVAAEEFGPDFHARWQALEKTYHYRIFRGSVLSPFDFRRVLHYPYPLNEAAMVNAAKLFEGEHDFTSFAASSGSEDVDKDRSPVRIILCSEFARKPEQEELVYLVTGRSFLRYMVRKIVGTLLDVGRGKLCPSDIPNLFEARDRSRSGPTVPPDGLYLVSLKYPESWKIG
- a CDS encoding LeuA family protein, with the translated sequence MNHSDLIYDWNIVKGRDIPAGRNVLLNDETLRDGLQNPSVRDPSIQEKIQILHLMEDLGIDTVNIGLPGAGPRAYADTEALAREIVSCRMRVRPNCAARTHKNDIHPIAEISQKVGMPIEAATFLGSSPIRRLVEDWTVEHLQRTTEDAVKFAVSEGLPVMYVTEDTTRADPETVKILYSTAIRCGARSIVLCDTVGHAEPRGAFNLVKFAIDEVVKPSGEKIRVDWHGHNDRGLSIANSLAALAAGAHQVHAAANSLGERVGNTPMELMLVNLRLMGLIDRDLSKLKEYSETVARATRTVVPPNYPVVGRDAFRTATGVHAAAIIKAYRKNDVVLADSVYSGVPAHLFGLEQIIEIGPLSGRSNVTYWLEKQGIDATDELVDRIFQAAKHAERILTDAELFALCGSATHRKASVKS
- a CDS encoding aldehyde dehydrogenase family protein: MSAPAPSFRKSPAQSGDFVESIDPATAEQIARFQAIPISEIPAAFVRAREAQAAWAAMSLTERCAFLRRFQAVVFDRRKEIADIICRETGKPRAEAIFAEIMFALDTAGFLARKSPRFLKTQRVPHHNWALKSKRGRLHYEPLGLVALITPWNYPFAIPVGQVLPALVAGNAVLLKPSELTSWTGALIAELSEQAGAPAGLVQVLQGGGKVAAAIIEARPDKVFFTGSVETGRKVAEACGRHLIPSVLELGGKDPMVVLADADIDKASSAAIWGGLTNCGQACLSVERVYVERSVAERFISLCVQKTRDLRVGSSADSETDIGPMVRNQEIKRVEAHLRDAVSRGAKILIGGVRTPEKGANFFAPAIVTNVDHTMRLMREETFGPVIAIQVVADDEEAVRLANDSEFGLSASVWTRDAKRGRKIASRLRVGSVMVNDVASYYGITEAPHGGRGASGWGCVHSRLGLLEMTHVKYIDEELLPRFAKSWWYRYGDGLAEAADRFTEILFAPSWKRRWKALASDGHSLMPLFKKSSVSKLQKNGRSRSES
- a CDS encoding methylmalonyl-CoA mutase family protein; the encoded protein is MNKQSHVSSVTTNVEQESARKPSPAEAEWEKNVLQSTLEKSPERSEHFTTISDFPIQRLYTAADLSGWSPEKDLGNPGQPPYTRGIHSTMYRGRLWTMRQFAGFGTAEDTNQRFRYLLSQGQTGLSVAFDLPTLMGYDSDHILSEGEVGKCGVAISSLADMEVLFDKIPMADVSTSMTINSPAAVIWAMYLAVAEKQGASWKKISGTLQNDILKEYIAQKEYIYPPGPSMRLVIDTFEFGAKETPKFNVISISGYHIREAGSTAIQELAFTLRDGIEYVEWALRRGLDVDDFSPHLSFFFNAHSDFFEEIAKYRAARRIWYKTMRERFGAKNPRSWALRFHTQTAGCSLTAQQPYNNVVRTALQALAAVMGGTQSLHTNSLDEAWALPTEFAATIALRTQQIIAHESGVANTVDPLGGSYFVEKLTNDVERAAWDYFEKIDALGGMVNAIERSYPQREIAEAAYRYQLSVDRKEKIVVGVNDFAAEERPLEILQIDETVAHRQAERLRKLRADRSMAEVDRRLKSLRKAAQGTENLMPHIYEAVKAYATLGEICDALRDIFGTYEEVAIT
- a CDS encoding M20/M25/M40 family metallo-hydrolase; translated protein: MATLTARPANPIDALAQDKRVARALAWLDGNAGWVTDQQVAITEIPAPEFHEQERGAYLAKLFHANGLDVHTDSVGNVIGELAGSVGDDVVLVVAHLDTVFPAGTDVRVKRVKGRLEAPGISDDGAGLASMAGVLRAIDQAHLKPQTSILFVAGVGEEGEGNLRGIRALMNEYKNRVRAVIALDGAAADYVTTIGLASRRLDIQVTGPGGHSWSDFGSPNPITALARGIVQFSAAPVPEEPRTTFNFGVMEGGNSINSIPAEASVKVDLRSEDEAELLRMDNEIRSKFASAVDQEMAAAAPGSEKLRLKISVIGIRPGGKLPADSPLLAAIENADRFLGNRSRLERSSTDANLPLSIGIPAIAIGGGGQGGGSHSLEEWYDPAGRELGMKRVLLTLFGIAGVQP
- a CDS encoding TolC family protein codes for the protein MTGRLIRIAVALYLMTWMAVGMPAYAQAAGQQSTQSNGQASSSAQAPSSIPYPNLLAGQDFSKGKRAFPNFFAPYTRRFVPQPNLVNTPTIYGLVRDGKLDLSLQDAIALDLQNDLNITVAEYTPWIDQTQLLNAEGGGTPLGQFVIGGGGGGTFDPVVFAGSGINDSVIPVNNALISGVGTTPTFFSLQDHSSQFNFGYAQQLHTGTSLNVTFSNTRTSSSISENFFNPAIQSTFTVGFQQPLLRGFGLLPNMRFILEARNTTKVGKLQFEESVIAEVTQVETQYWILVADRQAVDVAKQTLAVSQKLYDDDQRQLQIGTLAHLDVVTAESEIAANNQALIAAQTSALQQETVVLNLITKDPMDPRLQNVEIVPTTTLDEIPQVPNILIPDAVKEAWTNRPELKVDQLVLDNDGVEVRATRNALLPSLTLSGSYSSTGLAGINTNAIFTPNGTLSPILTEPIIDQNGNPVLSGGVPTFVGTPNGTVARNTTQSGVGTAYSDVFHNRFPTYQASLNLSLPLRNRSAQAANAQAQLSEREQQVSLQRDKNTIVVGVRQALTALQQDAAQVVATAKATQLAQETYDDEVKKFDLGASTTYNVVLQSRDLNAAKLNELQAKTNLAAALVNFNQAMGRTLSANNIYIADNVHMPIDFTPVAPLIPGTINGQLAGSDVFGIRANQ